Proteins encoded by one window of Hyphomicrobium nitrativorans NL23:
- a CDS encoding TRAP transporter small permease subunit, whose translation MKGLLATSRLIDRTSTAIGRAAAWLVVVAAVISAGNAVVRKTFDWSSNALLEVQWWLFALVFLLAAPWALVSNEHIRVDIVNSRLSQRTRNIIELVGHSLFLLPVAALIAVTSWHFFMASYAHNEQSPNAGGLVLWPIKGLIPVAFALLFVQGVSEIIKRVAIMRGDLAESGPQGGYHDTVVETGVDLKDGGEGPPHGDRT comes from the coding sequence GTGAAAGGACTGCTGGCGACGAGCCGGCTGATCGACCGGACATCCACGGCGATCGGGCGGGCCGCAGCTTGGCTTGTGGTGGTCGCAGCCGTGATTAGCGCGGGGAATGCCGTCGTCCGCAAGACCTTCGACTGGAGCTCGAATGCCCTGCTGGAAGTCCAGTGGTGGCTGTTTGCGCTCGTGTTTCTGCTCGCGGCGCCCTGGGCGCTCGTCTCCAACGAGCACATCCGCGTCGACATCGTGAACAGCCGCCTTTCGCAGCGCACGCGCAACATTATCGAACTCGTCGGCCATTCGCTTTTCCTGTTGCCCGTCGCGGCGCTCATCGCGGTCACGTCCTGGCACTTCTTCATGGCCTCGTACGCCCATAACGAGCAGTCCCCGAACGCGGGCGGCCTCGTGCTTTGGCCGATCAAGGGCCTCATTCCGGTGGCCTTCGCCTTGCTTTTTGTTCAGGGCGTCTCCGAAATCATCAAACGCGTGGCCATCATGCGCGGAGACCTCGCCGAGAGCGGCCCGCAGGGCGGCTATCACGACACCGTCGTCGAGACGGGCGTCGACCTGAAGGACGGCGGCGAGGGTCCGCCCCACGGGGACAGGACCTGA
- a CDS encoding P-loop NTPase → MSDLKEEVVQRLRRVKGPDLDGNIVDLGLVSDVLIKDGRVYFSITVPAARAEELEPLRGAAEKVVREIDGVSGVVAVLTAEAAPGSAPAGAGNGASGNGREHPRVAEARARGAAGDGGRKAAPPAAGSAPVRQTQGVPGVKHIVAVASGKGGVGKSTVAVNLALGFQAIGLKAGIMDADIYGPSQPRLLGITDRPEGAGEKKIKPLENYGLKVMSMGFMVEEDTPIVWRGPMVVSALNQMLRDVVWGDLDVLVIDMPPGTGDVQLTIAQQVPLAGAVIVSTPQDLALIDARKGLAMFRKVSIPVLGIVENMSYFIAPDTGARYDIFGHGGARAEAERLDVPFLGEVPLTMEVRETSDAGRPVVATHPESPSADIFRAIAANAWSEIERVAGRGMKPPKLEAVHGGEALRVSFATRDEHELPAEFLRVLSPSAEVQGHSKEQRVTVGGKKNVKIRELRGVGNYAVRIVFDDGHDTGLFTWSYLHMLSLQKDKRWGEYLAELKEKGLSR, encoded by the coding sequence ATGTCTGATCTGAAGGAAGAGGTCGTCCAACGGTTGCGGCGCGTCAAGGGACCGGATCTTGACGGAAACATCGTCGATCTCGGTCTTGTCTCAGACGTCCTGATCAAGGACGGGCGGGTTTATTTCTCCATCACGGTCCCGGCCGCGCGGGCGGAAGAGCTGGAGCCGTTGCGCGGAGCGGCCGAGAAGGTCGTGCGCGAGATTGACGGCGTGAGCGGGGTCGTGGCCGTACTCACGGCCGAGGCCGCGCCCGGAAGCGCGCCTGCGGGTGCCGGAAACGGGGCATCGGGGAACGGCCGGGAGCATCCGCGCGTGGCGGAAGCGCGCGCCAGAGGCGCGGCCGGAGACGGTGGCCGCAAGGCCGCTCCGCCCGCTGCGGGTAGCGCACCCGTTCGCCAGACGCAGGGCGTGCCCGGCGTGAAGCACATCGTGGCGGTCGCGTCCGGCAAGGGCGGCGTCGGCAAGTCGACGGTGGCGGTGAACCTCGCGCTCGGCTTCCAGGCCATCGGCCTCAAGGCCGGTATCATGGACGCGGACATCTACGGCCCCTCCCAGCCGCGCCTGCTCGGCATCACCGATCGCCCCGAAGGCGCCGGCGAAAAGAAAATCAAGCCGCTCGAAAACTATGGGCTCAAGGTCATGTCCATGGGCTTCATGGTGGAGGAGGACACGCCCATCGTCTGGCGCGGACCGATGGTGGTCAGCGCGCTCAACCAGATGCTGCGCGACGTCGTCTGGGGCGATCTCGACGTGCTCGTGATCGACATGCCACCGGGCACGGGCGACGTACAGCTCACCATCGCGCAGCAGGTGCCGCTTGCCGGGGCCGTGATCGTCTCGACGCCGCAGGACCTTGCGCTGATCGACGCCCGAAAAGGGCTCGCCATGTTCCGCAAAGTGAGCATCCCCGTGCTCGGCATCGTGGAGAACATGAGCTACTTCATCGCGCCCGATACCGGCGCGCGCTACGACATCTTCGGGCACGGCGGCGCGCGCGCCGAGGCGGAAAGGCTCGACGTTCCGTTTCTCGGCGAGGTGCCGCTCACGATGGAAGTGCGAGAGACCTCGGATGCCGGGCGGCCCGTTGTGGCCACCCATCCCGAGAGCCCGAGCGCGGACATTTTCCGCGCCATCGCGGCCAACGCTTGGTCCGAAATCGAGCGCGTGGCCGGGCGGGGCATGAAGCCGCCCAAGCTCGAAGCCGTACACGGCGGCGAGGCCTTGCGCGTCTCCTTCGCCACGCGTGACGAGCACGAGCTTCCTGCCGAATTCCTGCGCGTGTTGAGCCCGTCGGCCGAAGTGCAGGGGCATTCGAAAGAGCAACGCGTCACAGTCGGCGGCAAGAAGAACGTGAAGATCCGCGAACTGCGCGGCGTCGGAAATTACGCGGTGCGCATCGTGTTCGACGACGGGCACGACACGGGCCTTTTCACGTGGTCCTATCTCCACATGCTGTCGCTGCAGAAAGACAAGCGGTGGGGCGAGTATCTCGCCGAGCTCAAGGAAAAAGGGTTGTCGCGTTAG
- a CDS encoding PQQ-dependent sugar dehydrogenase codes for MPRTPSLLAGTMLSAVLVTTPLFAQTDSGTSPAEEVEGVPPADGTEAQPIGKPTETQPPNASNQEPAFAGQTRAAQPAEMPKAASEIIAEGLPQAWAMQLLPNDRILVTAKEGAMHVVYPDGKVSGALAGVPDVDDDGQGGLLDVVLAPDFETSNRIFFSFSEPRDGGNGTSVASATLALDDAGGGALKDVKVIFRQMPTYDGDKHFGSRLVFGSNGELFVTVGERSDKEVRGQAQDLGSGLGKVFRIDQDGKPLSDNPFVGKDGALPEIWSYGHRNLQSAALDGNGRLWTVEHGPKGGDELNRPEAGLNYGWPEVTYGVEYSDDPVGAGITAKDGTEQPVYYWDPVIGPSGMALYRGDEFPEWRDAFLVGGLVSTGLVVLHIENDRVAYEERVPLKARVRDVRVGANGAVYVLTEDPDAGTSNILRVARAK; via the coding sequence ATGCCTCGCACACCCTCCCTTCTCGCGGGGACGATGCTGTCAGCCGTTCTCGTCACCACGCCTCTTTTCGCCCAAACCGATAGCGGGACGTCGCCTGCCGAAGAGGTGGAAGGCGTGCCGCCCGCGGATGGAACGGAGGCGCAGCCCATCGGCAAGCCGACGGAAACGCAGCCTCCCAACGCGTCAAATCAGGAACCCGCTTTTGCAGGGCAAACGCGGGCTGCTCAACCCGCCGAAATGCCGAAGGCGGCCTCCGAAATTATTGCGGAGGGTCTCCCCCAGGCGTGGGCGATGCAATTGCTGCCAAACGACCGCATTCTCGTGACCGCCAAAGAAGGCGCGATGCACGTCGTCTATCCGGACGGGAAAGTCAGCGGTGCGCTCGCCGGTGTGCCGGATGTCGACGACGATGGACAGGGCGGTCTGCTGGATGTCGTGCTGGCGCCGGATTTCGAAACGTCGAACCGCATCTTCTTCTCGTTCTCCGAGCCACGAGATGGCGGCAACGGCACCAGCGTCGCCTCCGCGACATTGGCGCTTGACGACGCAGGCGGCGGTGCCCTCAAAGACGTCAAAGTCATTTTCCGGCAGATGCCGACCTACGATGGCGACAAGCACTTCGGCTCGCGTTTGGTCTTCGGTTCCAACGGCGAGCTGTTCGTGACCGTGGGCGAACGCTCCGACAAAGAGGTGCGCGGTCAGGCGCAAGACCTCGGAAGCGGCCTCGGCAAGGTGTTCCGTATCGATCAGGACGGAAAGCCGCTCTCCGACAATCCGTTCGTCGGCAAGGACGGCGCGCTACCGGAAATCTGGAGTTATGGCCATCGCAATCTCCAGTCTGCGGCCCTGGACGGCAACGGACGGCTCTGGACCGTCGAACACGGTCCGAAGGGCGGCGACGAATTGAACCGTCCTGAGGCCGGACTCAACTACGGATGGCCGGAAGTGACCTACGGCGTCGAATACAGCGACGACCCCGTGGGTGCGGGCATCACCGCCAAGGATGGCACCGAGCAGCCGGTCTACTATTGGGATCCCGTCATCGGTCCGTCGGGAATGGCGCTCTATCGCGGCGACGAGTTTCCGGAATGGCGGGACGCGTTTCTCGTCGGCGGTCTCGTTTCGACCGGCCTCGTGGTTCTCCATATCGAAAACGACCGCGTCGCCTACGAAGAGCGCGTGCCGCTCAAAGCGCGCGTGCGCGATGTCCGGGTCGGGGCGAACGGCGCCGTCTACGTGCTGACCGAAGATCCGGATGCGGGCACGTCGAACATTCTGCGCGTTGCGCGCGCCAAGTAG
- the fae gene encoding formaldehyde-activating enzyme — MSGRIGIRVGEALVAGGPPGTAAEPEVAIGEMDGPLGTAFANLLGNQVVGHSRVLALLNTDVMIRPATICVSKVTVTDERYTNILMGTVQYATAMGVLDAVRNGDIPKEKANDLGIIVSLWLNPSVSTIENLDHKILFDIHREATTKAIHKAMSNEPSIDWLLENQDKIVHKYFEKGLKGEI, encoded by the coding sequence ATGAGCGGACGCATTGGAATTCGAGTTGGTGAAGCCCTGGTCGCCGGCGGCCCGCCCGGCACGGCAGCCGAGCCCGAGGTCGCGATCGGCGAAATGGACGGGCCCCTCGGCACGGCGTTCGCAAACCTGCTCGGAAACCAGGTCGTGGGCCACAGCCGCGTGCTGGCGCTCCTCAACACGGACGTCATGATCCGCCCCGCCACCATCTGCGTGAGCAAGGTGACGGTGACGGACGAGCGCTACACCAACATCCTGATGGGCACCGTGCAGTATGCCACCGCCATGGGCGTGCTCGATGCCGTGAGAAACGGCGACATCCCGAAGGAGAAGGCCAACGACCTCGGCATCATCGTTTCGCTCTGGCTCAACCCGTCCGTGTCGACGATCGAAAACCTGGATCATAAGATCCTGTTCGACATTCACCGCGAGGCTACGACCAAAGCCATTCACAAGGCGATGTCGAACGAGCCCTCGATCGACTGGCTCCTGGAGAACCAGGACAAGATCGTTCACAAGTACTTCGAGAAGGGTCTCAAGGGCGAGATCTGA
- a CDS encoding TonB-dependent receptor encodes MRTSQRKRFSSAVLPAAALFAAAAASATITHAQETVTDLPEIEVTSPSPVRKQARRPSAPAASTQAAPVADFEAPLPDNLPGTLIVSDDTFSSVTVVTDRDVLSTSGQTITEALQTRPGIIGSTFAPGANRPIIRGLDSYRVRTQENGIGTHDVAAISEDHAVPIDPNAGDRVEVIRGPATLRYGSQAIGGVVSVENQRIPTFIPRNGFSGAIRGAGTSVDEGKDGSFKATAGSNGFAVHADGFWRKADDYDSPRGTVVNSFVESKGGALGASLIGLDGFFGVSFSRIESTYGIPGHEAEEGVDPYIDLVQDRYMAHGEWRVRDAGIEAIRFWFGASNYRHNEWAKHDHGHGGHGHGHGHAHDDDDDDVDFAVHSRFKNTEQEARLELQHLPVGTSLGTFSGALGVHVVNRDTSGIVPDPDAGESLLEPAHTQSVAAFWFEELEINPFLRLQAAARIEHTTVDGKGWSEFEIEEVPHGNHSHFHLHHEDFKGERSFTPVSGSLGLLQKLPFDVVGRLTGSYVERAPDAAELFSKGMHEATGTFEVGNPFLDVEKATTAEVGLAKARGAFRFDASAYYTRYNGFIYRALQGYTCEADGHECEPEDEHGHGHGHGHGGAHMFDLVHFQQRDANFYGAELAFQYDVAPIWNGLWGIEGQYDFVHAKFDGGGYVPRIPPHRLGGGIYYRDANWFARAGVLHAFDQNRFGEEEEATPGYTLVSAELSYTIQGETVDGIVPVATIGIRGENLADDEVLNHTSFKRREDVLLPGANVRVFGSINLN; translated from the coding sequence ATGCGGACGTCTCAAAGGAAAAGGTTTTCAAGCGCGGTTTTGCCGGCCGCGGCGCTGTTCGCAGCCGCGGCGGCTTCGGCGACCATCACCCACGCGCAGGAGACCGTCACGGATCTTCCGGAGATCGAGGTCACGAGCCCCAGCCCGGTGCGCAAGCAGGCGCGCCGCCCGAGCGCGCCCGCAGCCAGCACGCAAGCCGCCCCTGTTGCGGACTTCGAAGCGCCGCTTCCGGACAACCTGCCCGGCACTTTGATCGTCAGCGACGATACGTTCAGCTCGGTGACGGTGGTGACCGACCGCGACGTTCTGAGCACGAGCGGACAAACGATCACCGAAGCGCTTCAGACGCGCCCCGGCATCATCGGCAGCACGTTCGCGCCCGGCGCAAACCGGCCGATCATCCGCGGTCTCGACAGCTATCGCGTGCGCACGCAGGAGAACGGCATCGGCACGCATGACGTGGCGGCCATTTCCGAGGACCATGCCGTGCCCATCGATCCCAACGCGGGCGACCGCGTGGAGGTCATTCGCGGCCCGGCGACGTTGCGCTACGGGTCGCAAGCCATTGGCGGCGTCGTCTCGGTCGAGAACCAGCGTATCCCGACGTTCATCCCGCGAAACGGTTTCAGCGGCGCGATCCGCGGCGCGGGTACGTCGGTGGACGAAGGAAAGGACGGATCGTTCAAGGCGACGGCCGGATCGAACGGGTTTGCCGTTCACGCCGACGGATTCTGGCGCAAGGCGGACGATTACGATTCTCCGCGCGGCACAGTCGTCAACAGCTTCGTCGAGAGCAAGGGCGGCGCATTGGGCGCGTCGCTCATCGGGCTCGACGGCTTCTTCGGCGTGTCCTTCTCGCGCATCGAGAGCACGTATGGGATTCCGGGACACGAGGCCGAGGAGGGCGTCGATCCCTATATCGATCTCGTGCAGGACAGATACATGGCGCACGGCGAGTGGCGCGTACGCGACGCAGGGATCGAAGCGATCCGCTTCTGGTTCGGCGCGTCCAATTACCGCCATAACGAATGGGCCAAGCACGACCATGGCCACGGCGGGCACGGGCACGGCCATGGGCATGCGCACGATGATGACGACGACGACGTGGATTTTGCGGTTCACTCGCGCTTCAAGAACACGGAGCAGGAAGCGCGCCTCGAACTTCAGCATCTGCCGGTCGGCACATCGCTCGGCACCTTTTCCGGCGCGCTCGGTGTCCATGTCGTGAACCGCGACACCTCGGGTATCGTGCCCGATCCAGACGCCGGTGAATCGCTGCTCGAACCCGCGCATACGCAGAGCGTGGCGGCGTTCTGGTTCGAGGAGCTGGAAATCAATCCGTTCCTTCGCTTGCAGGCCGCCGCACGCATCGAGCACACGACGGTGGACGGAAAAGGCTGGAGCGAGTTCGAAATCGAGGAAGTGCCGCACGGCAACCATTCCCACTTCCACCTCCATCACGAGGATTTCAAAGGCGAGCGCAGCTTTACTCCGGTGAGCGGCAGTCTCGGCCTGCTGCAAAAACTTCCGTTCGACGTGGTCGGCAGGCTCACGGGCTCATATGTCGAGCGCGCGCCCGATGCGGCGGAGCTGTTCTCGAAGGGCATGCATGAGGCGACAGGCACGTTCGAGGTCGGAAATCCGTTTCTCGATGTCGAGAAGGCAACAACGGCGGAAGTCGGCCTCGCGAAGGCGCGCGGCGCTTTCCGGTTCGACGCGTCGGCCTATTACACGCGTTACAACGGCTTCATCTACCGCGCCTTGCAAGGCTATACCTGCGAGGCGGACGGACACGAGTGCGAGCCTGAAGACGAGCATGGACATGGTCACGGCCATGGCCACGGCGGCGCGCACATGTTCGATCTCGTGCATTTCCAGCAGCGGGACGCAAACTTCTACGGCGCAGAGCTGGCCTTCCAATATGACGTCGCGCCGATCTGGAACGGTCTGTGGGGCATCGAAGGCCAGTACGACTTCGTCCACGCCAAGTTCGACGGCGGCGGTTACGTGCCGCGCATTCCTCCGCATCGCCTCGGCGGCGGAATCTACTACCGCGACGCCAACTGGTTCGCGCGGGCCGGCGTTCTTCATGCCTTCGATCAGAACCGCTTCGGCGAAGAAGAGGAAGCGACGCCCGGCTACACACTCGTCTCGGCGGAGCTGAGCTACACGATCCAGGGCGAGACCGTCGACGGCATCGTTCCCGTGGCGACGATCGGCATCAGGGGCGAGAACCTCGCGGACGACGAGGTGCTGAACCACACGTCCTTCAAGCGCCGCGAGGATGTTCTGCTGCCCGGCGCCAACGTGCGGGTGTTCGGCTCGATCAATCTCAACTGA
- the zigA gene encoding zinc metallochaperone GTPase ZigA, with product MDTKLKDHLERSATRIDRRLPVTVLSGFLGAGKTTLLNHVLNNREGLKVAVIVNDMSEVNIDADLVSKGGANLSRTDETLVEMSNGCICCTLRDDLLKEVRRLALERRFDYLLIESTGIAEPLPVATTFEFRDEDGQSLSDVARLDTMVTVVDAAHLLRDYSSQDFLKDRGETAGDEDERPLVQLLVDQIEFADVIVLNKIDVASREDVEAARAIIRALNSDARIIETSHAQIAARDILDTGLFDFDAAHRHPTWFKELNGFKDHQPETEEYGISSFVYRARGPFEPEKLYAFFTKSWPGVVRAKGFFWLATRPQWVGELAQAGSLVRHEAIGYWWAAVPKKNWPEEDDLVARINKTWHTLWGDRRQEIVFIGTREMDKARMIAELDACLLPLPKEGAVDTGAWKTLPDPFPEWGREAA from the coding sequence ATGGACACAAAGCTCAAAGACCATCTCGAACGCAGTGCGACGCGTATCGACAGGCGCCTGCCCGTGACGGTGCTGTCCGGCTTCCTGGGCGCGGGCAAGACGACCCTACTCAACCACGTCCTCAACAATCGCGAGGGCCTCAAGGTCGCTGTCATCGTCAACGACATGAGCGAGGTGAACATCGACGCCGATCTCGTTTCGAAGGGCGGCGCGAACCTGTCGCGGACGGACGAGACGCTGGTCGAGATGTCGAACGGCTGCATCTGCTGCACGCTGCGCGACGACCTTTTGAAAGAGGTCCGCCGGCTCGCATTGGAACGGCGCTTCGACTATCTGCTCATCGAATCGACCGGCATCGCGGAACCGCTTCCCGTCGCGACAACATTCGAGTTTCGCGACGAGGACGGCCAGAGCCTGTCAGACGTGGCGCGACTCGACACCATGGTGACCGTCGTGGACGCGGCGCATCTGCTGCGGGATTATTCCTCGCAGGATTTCCTGAAAGACCGCGGCGAAACGGCCGGCGACGAGGACGAGCGCCCGCTGGTTCAGCTTCTCGTCGACCAGATCGAGTTCGCCGACGTGATCGTGCTCAACAAGATCGACGTGGCATCGCGCGAAGACGTGGAGGCCGCCCGCGCCATCATCCGGGCGCTCAACTCGGATGCGCGCATCATCGAGACGAGCCACGCGCAGATCGCGGCAAGGGATATCCTCGACACCGGCCTGTTCGACTTCGATGCCGCTCATCGGCACCCTACGTGGTTCAAGGAGCTTAACGGCTTCAAGGATCATCAGCCCGAAACCGAGGAATACGGCATTTCGAGCTTCGTCTATCGCGCGCGCGGGCCATTCGAACCGGAGAAGCTCTACGCCTTCTTCACCAAATCCTGGCCGGGCGTGGTGCGGGCGAAAGGCTTCTTCTGGCTTGCCACACGGCCGCAATGGGTTGGCGAACTCGCGCAGGCCGGCTCATTGGTGCGGCATGAGGCGATCGGCTATTGGTGGGCCGCCGTGCCGAAGAAGAACTGGCCGGAGGAGGACGACCTCGTCGCGCGGATCAACAAGACCTGGCACACCCTCTGGGGCGACCGTCGCCAAGAGATCGTCTTCATCGGAACGCGCGAGATGGACAAGGCCCGTATGATTGCGGAGCTGGATGCGTGCCTGCTGCCGCTCCCCAAGGAAGGCGCCGTCGACACGGGCGCATGGAAGACGCTTCCCGATCCCTTCCCCGAATGGGGCCGCGAAGCGGCCTAA
- the ahcY gene encoding adenosylhomocysteinase encodes MSSFQDYVVKDISLADWGRKEIAIAETEMPGLMATREEYGPSQPLKGARIAGSLHMTIQTAVLIETLKALGADIRWVSCNIYSTQDHAAAAIAAAGIPVFAFKGETLKEYWAFTHKLFEWGDGGTPNMILDDGGDATLYIHLGVRAEGGDTAFLDKAGSEEEEVLFALIRKTLSEKPKGWFGTVAKAIKGVSEETTTGVHRLYEMQKEGKLLFPAINVNDSVTKSKFDNLYGCRESLVDGIRRGTDVMMAGKVAMVAGFGDVGKGSAASLRQAGCRVLVSEIDPICALQAAMEGYEVVTMEDAVKRADIFVTATGNKDVITADHMRGMKDRAIVCNIGHFDNEIEVVGLKNYKWDNIKPQVDEIEFPDGHRIILLSEGRLVNLGNAMGHPSFVMSASFTNQTLAQIELFTNLDKYERKVYTLPKHLDEKVARLHLEKIGVQLTKLSDEQAAYIGVPQQGPYKSDHYRY; translated from the coding sequence ATGAGTTCATTCCAGGACTACGTCGTCAAGGACATCTCACTGGCCGACTGGGGCCGCAAGGAGATCGCCATCGCCGAGACCGAGATGCCGGGTCTGATGGCGACGCGTGAGGAATACGGTCCTTCCCAGCCGCTCAAGGGCGCCCGGATCGCCGGTTCGCTGCATATGACGATCCAGACGGCGGTGCTGATCGAGACGCTCAAGGCGCTCGGCGCCGACATCCGCTGGGTCTCGTGCAACATCTACTCGACCCAGGATCACGCCGCGGCCGCGATTGCGGCAGCCGGTATCCCCGTGTTCGCCTTCAAGGGCGAGACGCTGAAGGAATACTGGGCCTTCACGCACAAGCTGTTCGAGTGGGGCGACGGCGGCACGCCGAACATGATCCTCGACGACGGCGGCGACGCGACGCTCTACATCCATCTCGGCGTGCGCGCCGAGGGCGGCGATACGGCGTTCCTCGATAAGGCTGGCTCCGAGGAAGAAGAGGTTCTCTTCGCGCTCATCAGGAAGACGCTCTCCGAGAAGCCCAAGGGCTGGTTCGGCACCGTCGCCAAGGCGATCAAGGGCGTCTCCGAGGAAACGACCACGGGAGTGCATCGCCTCTACGAGATGCAGAAGGAGGGCAAGCTCCTCTTCCCCGCGATCAACGTCAACGACTCGGTCACCAAGTCCAAGTTCGACAACCTCTACGGCTGCCGCGAGAGCCTCGTGGACGGCATCCGCCGCGGCACGGACGTGATGATGGCCGGCAAGGTCGCGATGGTTGCGGGCTTCGGCGACGTCGGCAAGGGCTCGGCCGCCTCGCTCCGCCAGGCTGGCTGCCGCGTGCTCGTGTCCGAGATCGATCCGATCTGCGCGCTCCAGGCCGCGATGGAAGGCTACGAGGTCGTCACCATGGAAGATGCGGTCAAGCGCGCCGACATCTTCGTGACGGCGACCGGCAACAAGGACGTCATCACCGCCGATCACATGCGCGGCATGAAGGATCGGGCCATCGTCTGCAACATCGGCCACTTCGACAACGAGATCGAGGTGGTGGGTCTCAAGAACTACAAGTGGGACAACATCAAGCCGCAGGTGGACGAGATCGAGTTCCCTGATGGCCACCGCATCATCCTGTTGTCCGAAGGGCGCCTCGTGAACCTCGGCAACGCGATGGGCCATCCGTCGTTCGTGATGAGCGCGTCGTTCACCAACCAGACGCTGGCGCAGATCGAGCTCTTCACCAATCTCGATAAGTATGAGCGCAAGGTCTACACGCTGCCGAAGCACCTCGACGAGAAGGTCGCCCGTCTCCACCTTGAGAAGATCGGCGTGCAGCTGACGAAGCTCTCGGACGAGCAGGCCGCTTACATCGGCGTGCCGCAGCAGGGCCCCTACAAGTCGGATCACTACCGCTATTAA
- a CDS encoding HPr family phosphocarrier protein, with the protein MPEIRDSKRPEAVVTVVNRKGLHARASAKFVKLAESYNATITVTRDGQTVGGTSIMGLMMLAAGPGSTLYINASGAEAPEALEALVNLVETGFGEELAGED; encoded by the coding sequence ATGCCGGAAATCCGCGATAGCAAACGTCCCGAGGCCGTGGTGACGGTGGTCAACCGCAAGGGGCTGCACGCGCGCGCGTCTGCCAAGTTCGTGAAGCTCGCGGAGAGCTACAACGCCACCATCACCGTGACCCGCGACGGTCAGACGGTCGGCGGCACCTCGATCATGGGCCTCATGATGCTCGCCGCAGGCCCTGGCTCCACGCTCTATATCAACGCCTCCGGCGCCGAAGCTCCGGAAGCGCTCGAAGCTCTCGTCAATCTTGTCGAGACCGGCTTCGGCGAGGAACTGGCCGGCGAGGACTGA
- a CDS encoding PTS sugar transporter subunit IIA encodes MIGLVIVTHGGLAVEFRAALEHIVGPQTQLETISIGPEDDMELRRSEILEAVRRAETGDGVIILTDMFGGTPSNLAISVMDEAKVEILAGINLPILVKLAGLRADVPLDEAVTLAREAGRKYIKVASQELSGEQ; translated from the coding sequence ATGATCGGACTTGTGATCGTTACGCACGGCGGCCTCGCCGTAGAATTCCGCGCGGCACTGGAGCACATCGTCGGCCCCCAGACGCAGCTGGAGACCATTTCCATCGGGCCTGAGGACGATATGGAGCTGCGCCGCAGCGAGATCCTTGAGGCCGTGCGCCGCGCCGAAACGGGCGACGGCGTCATCATCCTGACCGATATGTTCGGCGGTACGCCATCGAACCTCGCGATTTCCGTGATGGACGAGGCGAAGGTCGAGATCCTGGCGGGCATCAATCTGCCCATCCTGGTCAAGCTCGCGGGCCTGCGCGCGGACGTTCCGCTCGACGAAGCCGTGACGTTGGCGCGCGAGGCCGGCCGGAAATATATCAAAGTGGCCAGCCAAGAGCTGTCCGGCGAGCAGTAG
- a CDS encoding HPr kinase/phosphorylase: MTRPATEFERVHATALALGGKAALIRGPSGAGKSDLALRCIAAPALAHVPHRAELVADDQVELRRTFDGIEVSAPPAIAGKLEVRGLGVLEVPYRASARLALVIDLVALDDVPRFPLEEIATVFLGQAVPTLRLAPFEASAPAKVVLALAAARDVLAPPRSVG; encoded by the coding sequence ATGACGCGCCCCGCGACCGAGTTTGAGCGCGTTCACGCCACCGCGCTCGCGCTTGGCGGCAAAGCGGCGTTGATCCGCGGCCCTTCGGGAGCCGGTAAGTCCGACCTCGCGCTACGCTGCATCGCGGCTCCCGCGCTGGCTCATGTGCCGCACCGCGCCGAACTCGTGGCCGACGACCAGGTCGAGCTTCGCCGCACATTCGACGGCATCGAGGTCTCGGCTCCGCCCGCTATCGCCGGCAAACTTGAAGTGCGCGGCCTCGGCGTGCTGGAGGTGCCCTACCGTGCGTCTGCGCGCCTCGCGCTCGTGATCGACCTCGTGGCACTCGACGACGTGCCGCGCTTTCCGCTCGAAGAGATCGCGACGGTTTTCCTGGGACAGGCCGTCCCGACGCTGCGTCTCGCGCCGTTCGAGGCGTCCGCTCCGGCAAAGGTCGTGCTCGCGCTGGCCGCAGCCCGGGACGTGCTGGCCCCCCCGCGGTCTGTTGGATGA